The following proteins come from a genomic window of Kitasatospora sp. NBC_01246:
- the kdpA gene encoding potassium-transporting ATPase subunit KdpA: protein MGSVLAGWSQVVALVGALALCYRPLGDYVARILTTSKHLRAERGLYKVIGVDGDADQRWPVYLRSVLAFSAVSVLFLYGLIRLQGHLLLSLGVPQMSGHQAWNTAISFTANTNWQSYSGESAMGHLAQMAGLAVQNFVSAAVGIAVVATLIRGFTRNRTDRVGNFWVDLTRITLRLLLPVSIVFALVLVANGVVQNFHGFHEVTTLAGDPQAVPGGAVASQEVIKLLGTNGGGFYNANSAHPFENPTGFTNLLQVFLILLIPFALPRAFGKMVGDHRQGYAIVAVMGLFWVASVALITLSEARHSGTAMQAAGGAMEGKEQRFGIAASSLFAASTTLTSTGAVNSFHDSYSPFGGGLTMFNMMLGEIAPGGTGSGLYGMLVLAIVAVFVAGLMVGRTPEYLGKKLGGREMKFASLYILTTPTLVLVGTGVAMALPGERAGMLNSGAHGFSEVLYAFTSGANNNGSAFAGITVNTDWYDTAIGLAMVFGRFLPMVFVLALAGSLASQQPVPATPGTLPTHKPLFVGLLSGVVLIVVGLTYFPALALGPIAEGLS, encoded by the coding sequence ATGGGTTCCGTTCTCGCGGGCTGGTCGCAGGTCGTCGCCCTGGTGGGCGCGCTGGCCCTGTGCTACCGGCCCCTGGGCGACTACGTCGCCCGGATCCTGACCACGTCCAAGCACCTCAGAGCCGAACGCGGCCTGTACAAGGTCATCGGGGTGGACGGCGACGCCGACCAGCGCTGGCCGGTCTACCTGCGCTCGGTGCTGGCCTTCTCGGCCGTCTCGGTGCTCTTCCTCTACGGCCTGATCCGGCTCCAGGGACACCTGCTGCTGAGCCTCGGGGTCCCGCAGATGTCGGGGCACCAGGCGTGGAACACCGCGATCTCCTTCACCGCCAACACCAACTGGCAGTCCTACAGCGGTGAGTCCGCGATGGGGCACCTGGCGCAGATGGCGGGCCTGGCGGTGCAGAACTTCGTCTCCGCCGCCGTCGGCATCGCCGTGGTGGCCACGCTGATCCGGGGCTTCACCCGCAACCGGACGGACCGGGTGGGCAACTTCTGGGTCGACCTGACCCGGATCACGCTGCGGCTGCTGCTGCCGGTCTCGATCGTCTTCGCGCTGGTCCTGGTGGCGAACGGGGTGGTGCAGAACTTCCACGGGTTCCACGAGGTGACCACCCTGGCGGGCGACCCGCAGGCGGTCCCGGGCGGGGCGGTGGCCTCGCAGGAGGTCATCAAGCTGCTGGGCACCAACGGCGGCGGCTTCTACAACGCCAACTCGGCGCACCCGTTCGAGAACCCCACCGGGTTCACCAACCTGCTGCAGGTCTTCCTGATCCTGCTGATCCCCTTCGCGCTGCCGCGCGCCTTCGGGAAGATGGTGGGCGACCACCGGCAGGGCTACGCCATCGTCGCGGTGATGGGCCTGTTCTGGGTCGCCTCGGTCGCGCTGATCACCCTCTCCGAGGCCCGGCACTCCGGTACCGCGATGCAGGCGGCCGGCGGCGCGATGGAGGGCAAGGAGCAGCGGTTCGGCATCGCGGCGTCCAGCCTGTTCGCGGCCTCGACGACGCTCACCTCGACCGGCGCGGTGAACTCCTTCCACGACTCGTACTCGCCGTTCGGCGGCGGGCTGACGATGTTCAACATGATGCTGGGCGAGATCGCGCCCGGCGGCACCGGTTCGGGCCTGTACGGGATGCTGGTGCTAGCGATCGTGGCGGTCTTCGTGGCCGGGCTGATGGTCGGCCGCACCCCGGAGTACCTGGGCAAGAAGCTGGGCGGGCGGGAGATGAAGTTCGCCTCGCTCTACATCCTGACCACGCCGACGCTGGTGCTGGTCGGCACCGGGGTGGCGATGGCGCTGCCCGGTGAGCGGGCCGGGATGCTCAACTCCGGTGCGCACGGCTTCTCCGAGGTGCTGTACGCGTTCACCTCGGGCGCGAACAACAACGGTTCGGCGTTCGCCGGGATCACGGTGAACACCGACTGGTACGACACCGCGATCGGACTGGCGATGGTGTTCGGCCGGTTCCTGCCGATGGTCTTCGTCCTGGCGCTGGCCGGCTCGCTCGCGAGCCAGCAGCCCGTCCCCGCCACCCCGGGCACCCTGCCCACCCACAAGCCGCTGTTCGTGGGCCTGCTGTCGGGCGTCGTCCTGATCGTCGTCGGTCTCACCTACTTCCCGGCCCTGGCTCTCGGGCCGATCGCGGAAGGTCTCTCCTGA
- the kdpF gene encoding K(+)-transporting ATPase subunit F yields MSAENVAGLIVAVALVGYLVVALIYPEKF; encoded by the coding sequence GTGAGCGCCGAGAACGTCGCAGGTCTCATCGTGGCCGTCGCCCTCGTCGGCTACCTCGTCGTCGCGCTGATCTACCCGGAGAAGTTCTGA
- a CDS encoding APC family permease has protein sequence MDGPFSALTLAHVFNLPQALKRLVIGRAMRSEELGETLLPKRLALPIFASDPLSSVAYATQEILLVLTVGGTAFLYLTPWVAAGVVALMAVVVMSYRQVVHAYPSGGGSYEVVSRNLGANSGLVVAASLLVDYVMTVAVSVASGVDNIISALPSLADHRVELAVAFVVLLAAMNLRGVRESGKAFAAPTYLFIGGMLLMVVTGLVKALFGDTPVAASASYGILPVDGKDTLAGLGLLMLGLRAFASGCTALTGVEAISNGVPAFRAPKSRNAAATMAVMGTTAVVMFVGITALALMSKVHIADDACTLTGFAGDCHTAPQQTVIAQLAAAIFGGDRSFLFYFIQAVTALVLILAANTAFNGFPLLASILAEHRYLPRQMHTRGDRLAFSNGIIALAVVAGGLLWLYEADVTSLIHLYILGVFTSFTLSQIGMVKHWNRVLRTETEPGVRGPAQRARVINAFGAVTTALVLVIVLLTKFTQGAWLAVVAAVVLWVMMRGIRRHYDRVAEELAVDDPEADSVRPSQVHGIVLVSKLHKPTLRALGYAEAFRPDSLEALTVAVEREATGELERQWGELDVRVPLKVLDSPYREITKPVVAYVREYRRTRPRDAVAVFIPEYVVGRWWEHLLHNQSALWLKSRLLFTPGVMVISVPWQLTSSSKAHHPSRRAPGAVRRGEPATRSEYERLPAPENA, from the coding sequence ATGGACGGTCCGTTTTCCGCCCTTACGCTCGCCCATGTGTTCAACCTGCCCCAGGCGCTCAAGCGCCTAGTGATCGGCCGAGCCATGCGCAGCGAGGAGCTGGGCGAGACGCTGCTCCCCAAGCGGCTGGCGCTGCCGATCTTCGCTTCCGACCCGCTCTCCTCGGTCGCCTACGCGACCCAGGAGATCCTGTTGGTGCTCACCGTCGGTGGCACCGCCTTCCTGTACCTGACCCCGTGGGTCGCGGCCGGTGTGGTCGCGCTGATGGCGGTCGTGGTGATGTCCTACCGCCAGGTCGTCCACGCCTACCCGAGCGGCGGCGGCTCGTACGAGGTGGTGTCCCGCAACCTCGGCGCCAACTCGGGCCTGGTGGTGGCGGCTTCGCTGCTGGTCGACTACGTGATGACGGTCGCGGTGTCGGTGGCCTCGGGCGTCGACAACATCATCTCGGCGCTGCCCTCGCTGGCCGACCACCGGGTCGAACTGGCGGTCGCCTTCGTCGTGCTGCTCGCGGCGATGAACCTGCGCGGGGTCCGGGAGTCCGGCAAGGCCTTCGCCGCGCCGACGTACCTGTTCATCGGCGGCATGCTGCTGATGGTGGTCACCGGACTGGTCAAGGCGCTCTTCGGGGACACCCCGGTGGCGGCCAGCGCCTCGTACGGGATCCTGCCGGTGGACGGCAAGGACACCCTGGCCGGCCTCGGTCTGCTGATGCTGGGCCTGCGGGCGTTCGCCTCGGGCTGCACGGCGCTGACGGGCGTGGAGGCGATCTCCAACGGCGTACCGGCCTTCCGGGCGCCCAAGTCGAGGAACGCCGCCGCCACGATGGCCGTGATGGGCACCACGGCCGTGGTCATGTTCGTCGGCATCACCGCGCTGGCGCTGATGTCCAAGGTCCACATCGCCGACGACGCCTGCACGTTGACCGGCTTCGCGGGGGACTGCCACACTGCGCCGCAGCAGACCGTGATCGCCCAGCTGGCGGCCGCGATCTTCGGTGGCGACCGGAGCTTCCTCTTCTACTTCATCCAGGCCGTCACCGCGCTGGTGCTGATCCTGGCGGCCAACACCGCCTTCAACGGCTTCCCGCTGCTGGCCTCGATCCTGGCCGAACACCGCTACCTGCCCCGGCAGATGCACACCCGCGGCGACCGCCTCGCCTTCTCCAACGGCATCATCGCCCTCGCGGTGGTGGCCGGCGGGCTGCTCTGGCTGTACGAGGCGGACGTCACCAGCCTGATCCACCTCTACATCCTGGGTGTCTTCACCTCCTTCACGCTCTCCCAGATCGGCATGGTGAAGCACTGGAACCGGGTGCTGCGCACCGAGACCGAGCCGGGCGTGCGCGGCCCGGCCCAGCGCGCCCGGGTGATCAACGCCTTCGGCGCGGTCACCACCGCGCTGGTGCTGGTCATCGTGCTGCTCACCAAGTTCACCCAGGGCGCCTGGCTGGCCGTGGTCGCGGCGGTGGTGCTCTGGGTGATGATGCGGGGCATCCGCCGGCACTACGACCGCGTCGCCGAGGAACTGGCGGTGGACGACCCGGAGGCCGACTCGGTGCGCCCCTCCCAGGTGCACGGGATCGTGCTGGTCTCCAAGCTGCACAAGCCCACCCTGCGGGCGCTCGGCTACGCCGAGGCGTTCCGGCCGGACTCGCTGGAGGCGCTGACCGTGGCGGTGGAGCGGGAGGCCACCGGCGAACTGGAGCGGCAGTGGGGCGAGCTGGACGTCCGGGTGCCGCTGAAGGTGCTGGACTCGCCGTACCGGGAGATCACCAAGCCGGTGGTGGCGTACGTGCGCGAGTACCGCCGGACCAGGCCCCGGGACGCGGTGGCCGTCTTCATCCCCGAGTACGTGGTCGGGCGCTGGTGGGAGCACCTGCTGCACAACCAGTCGGCGCTCTGGCTGAAGAGCAGGCTGCTCTTCACCCCGGGCGTGATGGTGATCAGCGTGCCGTGGCAGCTGACCTCCTCCAGCAAGGCGCACCACCCGTCCCGCCGGGCCCCCGGCGCGGTCCGCCGCGGCGAGCCGGCGACGCGGTCGGAGTACGAGCGGCTGCCGGCGCCCGAGAACGCCTGA
- a CDS encoding APC family permease — MSSVTTPVVIAEPEPDPSAEAPATGASPEDRHRLTALGGLAALSLDAMASVAYGPESIVLVLTAAGAYGLGFTLPVTAAIAVLLAVLVASYRQVIAAFPDGGGSYAVAKAHLGRRTALTAAASLVIDYVLNVAVSVTAGVAALTSAVPGLYGDRVWLCLGVLALVTAVNLRGIAESARWFLAPTAVFVLSILAIVVVGLFRDAPASTEAAAGHASVLAGNATAVGALLLLKAFAAGCSALTGVEAVANAVPSFRTPGVKRAQRTEVALGALLGVMLIGLAVLIGRFHLQPVEGVTVLAQLADASLGHGAGFYLVQSATVVLLGLAANTSFGGLPVLLHLLARDNHLPHVFALRADRQVHRHGVLFLAGVSAVLLVGSGGDVNSLVPLFAIGVFVGFTVCQVGMVRHWWLERPARWRAKAALNGFGALLTGVAAVVVTGTRFAEGAWGICLALPLLVLLFEAVHRGYARIGERLELGRVPGPLTPRRSLVVVPVTAITRLTRDALSTALSLGDAVMAVTVVHEAAEAEALRRDWELWRPGVPLVEVPDGHRRLGPPIASFVDRLATEHAYDRLTVLIPEVEPVRPWQRALQNRRGAVIDRALRRHTDAVVCRLRMRM; from the coding sequence ATGTCCAGCGTCACCACCCCGGTCGTCATCGCCGAGCCCGAGCCCGACCCCTCAGCCGAGGCCCCGGCCACCGGCGCGTCCCCGGAGGACCGTCACCGGCTGACCGCGCTGGGCGGGCTGGCGGCGCTGTCCCTGGACGCGATGGCCTCGGTGGCGTACGGCCCGGAGTCGATCGTGCTGGTGCTCACGGCGGCCGGGGCGTACGGGCTGGGCTTCACGCTCCCGGTGACGGCGGCGATCGCGGTGCTGCTGGCCGTCCTGGTGGCCTCCTACCGGCAGGTGATCGCGGCCTTCCCGGACGGCGGCGGCTCGTACGCGGTGGCCAAGGCGCACCTGGGGCGCCGGACGGCGCTGACCGCGGCGGCCTCGCTCGTCATCGACTACGTGCTGAACGTGGCGGTGTCGGTGACGGCCGGGGTGGCGGCGCTGACCTCGGCGGTGCCGGGCCTGTACGGCGACCGGGTCTGGCTCTGTCTCGGGGTGCTCGCCCTGGTGACGGCGGTGAACCTGCGCGGGATCGCCGAGTCCGCCCGCTGGTTCCTGGCGCCGACCGCGGTGTTCGTGCTGTCGATCCTGGCGATCGTCGTGGTCGGCCTGTTCCGGGACGCGCCGGCGAGCACCGAGGCCGCTGCCGGGCACGCGTCCGTGCTGGCCGGCAACGCCACCGCGGTGGGCGCGCTGCTGCTCCTCAAGGCCTTCGCGGCCGGCTGTTCGGCGCTGACCGGCGTGGAGGCGGTGGCGAACGCCGTCCCGTCCTTCCGCACGCCGGGCGTGAAGCGCGCGCAGCGTACGGAGGTCGCGCTCGGCGCGCTGCTGGGCGTGATGCTGATCGGACTGGCCGTGCTGATCGGCCGCTTCCACCTCCAGCCGGTCGAGGGCGTCACCGTCCTCGCCCAGCTCGCCGACGCCTCGCTGGGGCACGGCGCCGGCTTCTACCTCGTCCAGTCCGCCACCGTGGTGCTGCTCGGGCTGGCCGCCAACACCTCCTTCGGCGGACTGCCCGTCCTGCTGCACCTGCTGGCCCGGGACAACCACCTGCCGCACGTCTTCGCGCTGCGCGCCGACCGCCAGGTCCACCGGCACGGCGTCCTCTTCCTCGCCGGGGTCTCGGCGGTGCTGCTGGTCGGCTCGGGCGGTGACGTGAACAGCCTGGTGCCGCTGTTCGCGATCGGGGTGTTCGTCGGCTTCACCGTCTGCCAGGTCGGCATGGTCCGGCACTGGTGGCTGGAGAGGCCGGCGCGCTGGCGGGCCAAGGCCGCCCTGAACGGCTTCGGCGCCCTGCTCACCGGGGTGGCGGCGGTCGTCGTCACCGGGACCAGGTTCGCCGAGGGCGCCTGGGGCATCTGTCTGGCCCTGCCGCTGCTCGTGCTGCTCTTCGAGGCGGTCCACCGCGGCTACGCCCGGATCGGCGAGCGCCTGGAGCTCGGGCGCGTCCCCGGCCCGCTCACCCCGCGGCGGAGCCTGGTCGTCGTCCCGGTGACCGCGATCACCCGGCTCACCCGCGACGCGCTCTCCACCGCGCTGTCGCTCGGCGACGCGGTCATGGCCGTCACCGTGGTCCACGAGGCCGCCGAGGCCGAGGCGCTGCGCCGGGACTGGGAGCTCTGGCGGCCCGGCGTGCCGCTGGTGGAGGTCCCGGACGGCCACCGCCGGCTCGGTCCGCCGATCGCCTCCTTCGTCGACCGGCTCGCCACCGAGCACGCCTACGACCGGCTCACCGTGCTGATCCCCGAGGTCGAGCCCGTCCGCCCCTGGCAGCGGGCACTGCAGAACCGGCGCGGCGCCGTCATCGACCGGGCCCTGCGCCGGCACACCGACGCGGTGGTCTGCCGGCTGCGGATGCGGATGTAG
- a CDS encoding HAD family hydrolase, whose protein sequence is MDHHSPQASPLLLIDLDHTLVERDGGTDAWATAFCTAHGLPLDTAPTIVTLVRADRSPAGFAGIAARYGLRQSGEALWEEHVAHEAARTHPIPGVPAALTALREAGWTIGVVTNGYTDVQRAKLARTGLLPAVDAVCVSQEAGARKPDPEIFRLAAARLGRTLTPDTWMVGNNPATDLLGAHACGLRSIWITPTPPPPLPPAHPAPTHTAPDTPTAAALLLAAP, encoded by the coding sequence ATGGATCACCACTCTCCGCAGGCGAGCCCGCTCCTCCTCATCGACCTCGACCACACCCTGGTCGAACGCGACGGCGGCACCGACGCCTGGGCCACCGCGTTCTGCACCGCCCACGGCCTCCCCCTGGACACCGCACCCACCATCGTCACGCTGGTGCGCGCCGACCGCTCCCCGGCCGGCTTCGCCGGGATCGCCGCCCGCTACGGCCTCCGGCAGTCCGGCGAGGCCCTCTGGGAGGAACACGTCGCCCACGAGGCCGCCCGCACCCACCCGATCCCGGGCGTCCCCGCCGCCCTCACCGCCCTGCGCGAAGCCGGCTGGACCATCGGCGTCGTCACCAACGGCTACACCGACGTCCAGCGCGCCAAACTCGCCCGGACCGGCCTGCTCCCCGCCGTCGACGCCGTCTGCGTCTCCCAGGAGGCCGGCGCCCGCAAGCCCGACCCCGAGATCTTCCGCCTGGCCGCCGCCCGCCTCGGCCGCACCCTCACCCCGGACACCTGGATGGTCGGCAACAACCCCGCCACCGACCTGCTGGGCGCCCACGCCTGCGGCCTCCGCTCCATCTGGATCACCCCCACCCCACCTCCGCCGCTCCCCCCGGCCCACCCCGCCCCCACCCACACCGCCCCCGACACCCCCACGGCGGCCGCCCTCCTCCTGGCCGCCCCCTGA
- a CDS encoding YajQ family cyclic di-GMP-binding protein — protein sequence MADSSFDIVSKVEWQEVDNAINQTSREIATRFDFKNVGAEISRSGETIEMKASGEERVKAILDVLQSKFIKRGLSLKALDAKEPQLSGKEYKIFADVKEGISQDDAKKVAKIIRDEGPKGVKAQVQGDELRVTSKSRDDLQTVQALLKGKDLDFALQYVNYR from the coding sequence ATGGCCGACTCCAGTTTCGACATCGTCTCGAAGGTCGAGTGGCAGGAGGTCGACAACGCGATCAACCAGACCTCGCGTGAGATCGCCACCCGCTTCGACTTCAAGAACGTCGGCGCCGAGATCAGCCGCTCCGGCGAAACGATCGAGATGAAGGCCAGCGGCGAGGAGCGGGTGAAGGCCATTCTGGACGTGCTGCAGAGCAAGTTCATCAAGCGTGGCCTGTCGCTGAAGGCGCTGGACGCCAAGGAGCCCCAGCTGTCCGGCAAGGAGTACAAGATCTTCGCGGACGTGAAGGAGGGCATCTCCCAGGACGATGCCAAGAAGGTCGCGAAGATCATCCGTGACGAGGGCCCGAAGGGCGTCAAGGCCCAGGTCCAGGGCGACGAGCTCCGCGTGACCTCGAAGAGCCGCGACGACCTGCAGACCGTCCAGGCCCTGCTCAAGGGCAAGGACCTCGACTTCGCGCTCCAGTACGTGAACTACCGCTAG
- a CDS encoding APC family permease: MSSMEAPSPGRGSPGPSAASRSGGAVATRMAGAPRMSWLTLALMTTSSVASLRAAPTMAVYGLACVFLYLVPAIVFLLPTALVSAELASGWEGGVYRWVSEGLSKPLGFLAVWCQFAMTIFYYPSLLAYVASTIAYVVNPALASNGPYTAVVIMVLYWTGVWVSSRGTKAVAGLSSWGLVIGTLIPGTLLVVLGLVFLGQGNTSAAPMNAAHLFPQWTGLASLVLIVNNFLSYSGMEMNAVHVSSLRDPAREFPRSMFTASGMVLLIFILPALAISWVVPSSQLSLTAGVMQAFDSFFQYFHIGWLTPVIAVALIAASLGGMLTWLAGPSKGLLMISRQEGYLPPFLQRLNKEGIQQNLLVTQGVVTTVIALAYALIPNVSSAYWIFSVITTQVYLIVYLLMFAAAIRLRRTQPDHPRGYRAPALVPVCVTGLIASAAAMAIGFVPSSQFGSGSVWSYVAIVGGGLVLLGLVIPYLFLRLRKPSWRNPDAQAELAEQEAEERRGTTGGAA; encoded by the coding sequence ATGAGTTCGATGGAGGCACCCTCGCCCGGCCGGGGCAGCCCCGGCCCGAGCGCCGCCAGCAGGAGCGGCGGCGCGGTCGCCACCCGGATGGCCGGCGCACCACGGATGTCCTGGCTGACGCTGGCGCTGATGACGACCAGCTCCGTGGCCAGCCTCCGGGCCGCGCCGACCATGGCGGTCTACGGCCTGGCCTGCGTCTTCCTCTACCTAGTCCCCGCGATCGTCTTCCTGCTGCCGACCGCGCTGGTCTCCGCCGAGCTGGCCTCCGGCTGGGAGGGCGGCGTCTACCGGTGGGTGTCGGAGGGCCTGTCGAAGCCGCTGGGCTTCCTCGCCGTCTGGTGCCAGTTCGCGATGACGATCTTCTACTACCCGTCGCTGCTCGCGTACGTGGCCTCGACGATCGCGTACGTGGTCAACCCGGCGCTGGCCAGCAACGGGCCCTACACCGCCGTCGTGATCATGGTGCTGTACTGGACCGGCGTCTGGGTCTCCTCGCGCGGGACGAAGGCCGTGGCCGGCCTCTCCTCCTGGGGCCTGGTGATCGGCACCCTGATCCCCGGCACGCTGCTCGTGGTGCTCGGCCTCGTCTTCCTCGGCCAGGGCAACACCTCGGCCGCCCCGATGAACGCCGCGCACCTCTTCCCGCAGTGGACCGGCCTGGCCAGCCTGGTGCTGATCGTCAACAACTTCCTCAGCTACTCCGGCATGGAGATGAACGCGGTGCACGTCTCCTCGCTCCGCGATCCGGCCCGGGAGTTCCCGCGGTCGATGTTCACCGCCTCCGGGATGGTCCTGCTGATCTTCATCCTGCCCGCGCTGGCGATCAGCTGGGTGGTGCCGTCCAGCCAGCTCAGCCTGACGGCCGGCGTGATGCAGGCCTTCGACTCCTTCTTCCAGTACTTCCACATCGGCTGGCTCACCCCGGTGATCGCGGTGGCGCTGATCGCCGCCTCCCTCGGCGGCATGCTCACCTGGCTCGCCGGACCGTCCAAGGGCCTGCTGATGATCTCCCGCCAGGAGGGCTACCTGCCGCCGTTCCTGCAGCGGCTGAACAAGGAGGGGATCCAGCAGAACCTGCTGGTCACCCAGGGTGTGGTCACCACGGTCATCGCCCTCGCCTACGCCCTGATCCCGAACGTCTCCAGTGCCTACTGGATCTTCTCGGTGATCACCACGCAGGTCTACCTGATCGTCTACCTGCTGATGTTCGCCGCCGCGATCCGGCTGCGCCGCACCCAGCCGGACCACCCCCGCGGCTACCGCGCCCCGGCGCTGGTCCCGGTCTGCGTGACCGGCCTGATCGCCTCGGCGGCAGCGATGGCGATCGGGTTCGTCCCGTCCTCGCAGTTCGGCAGCGGCAGTGTCTGGTCGTACGTCGCGATCGTCGGCGGTGGCCTGGTGCTGCTCGGCCTGGTGATCCCCTACCTGTTCCTGAGACTGCGCAAGCCCTCCTGGCGCAACCCCGACGCCCAGGCCGAACTGGCCGAGCAGGAGGCCGAGGAACGGCGCGGCACCACCGGAGGTGCGGCATGA
- a CDS encoding dipeptidase, giving the protein MTDELARRIAALMPRAKDDLAELVAIPSVADPRQYPPEKCREAAEWVAAAFTRAGLRDVHLEETPDGSHAVIGHRPPPPGAPTVLLYCHYDVQPPLDDAAWTSPPFELTKRDGRWYGRGTADCKGNIVMHLTALRALGDDLPVGIKFVAEGSEEQGTGGLEAYVPPHAGELHADALLVCDTGNAAVGVPTATTSLRGVTNVVVGVSTLAGDVHSGMFGGPAPDALAALIRALDSLRDAEGGTRIDGLDSTGTWRGVGYDEQQFRTDAGVREGVRLTGSGTVADRLWARPAVTVLGIDCPPVVGSAAAVPATARARVSLRVPPGTDARAAQDALTAHLKAAVPWGAQVTVEPESVGSPFQASTGGPAYQALDRAMREVYGKPISFLGQGGSIPLCNVFARTYPDAEIILMGVEEPRCLIHAPNESVDPGEIEHMAHVEALFLRHYAESTRT; this is encoded by the coding sequence ATGACCGACGAACTCGCCCGCCGGATCGCCGCCCTGATGCCCCGGGCCAAGGACGACCTGGCCGAGCTGGTCGCCATCCCCTCCGTCGCCGACCCCCGCCAGTACCCGCCGGAGAAGTGCCGCGAGGCCGCCGAGTGGGTCGCCGCCGCCTTCACCCGGGCCGGCCTGCGCGACGTCCATCTGGAGGAGACGCCGGACGGCAGCCACGCCGTGATCGGCCACCGCCCGCCGCCGCCCGGCGCCCCGACCGTCCTGCTCTACTGCCACTACGACGTCCAGCCGCCGCTCGACGACGCCGCCTGGACCTCCCCGCCGTTCGAGCTCACCAAGCGCGACGGCCGCTGGTACGGACGCGGCACCGCCGACTGCAAGGGCAACATCGTCATGCACCTCACCGCCCTGCGGGCGCTCGGCGACGACCTCCCGGTCGGCATCAAGTTCGTCGCCGAGGGCTCCGAGGAGCAGGGCACCGGCGGGCTGGAGGCGTACGTGCCGCCGCACGCGGGCGAGTTGCACGCCGACGCCCTGCTGGTCTGCGACACCGGGAACGCGGCGGTCGGCGTGCCGACCGCCACCACCTCGCTGCGCGGGGTCACCAACGTGGTGGTCGGCGTCTCGACCCTCGCCGGCGACGTGCACTCCGGCATGTTCGGCGGGCCCGCCCCGGACGCCCTGGCCGCGCTGATCCGCGCCCTCGACTCGCTGCGCGACGCCGAAGGCGGCACCCGGATCGACGGCCTGGACTCCACCGGCACCTGGCGCGGCGTCGGCTACGACGAGCAGCAGTTCCGCACCGACGCCGGGGTCCGGGAGGGCGTCCGGCTGACCGGTTCCGGCACCGTCGCCGACCGGCTCTGGGCCAGGCCCGCCGTCACCGTGCTCGGCATCGACTGCCCCCCGGTGGTCGGCTCGGCGGCCGCCGTCCCGGCCACCGCCCGCGCCCGGGTCAGCCTGCGGGTGCCGCCCGGCACCGACGCGCGGGCCGCCCAGGACGCGCTGACCGCGCACCTGAAGGCCGCCGTGCCGTGGGGCGCGCAGGTCACGGTCGAGCCGGAGAGCGTCGGTTCGCCGTTCCAGGCCTCCACCGGCGGGCCGGCGTACCAGGCGCTCGACCGGGCCATGCGGGAGGTCTACGGCAAGCCGATCTCCTTCCTCGGCCAGGGCGGCTCGATCCCGCTCTGCAACGTGTTCGCCCGCACCTACCCGGACGCGGAGATCATCCTGATGGGCGTCGAGGAGCCGCGCTGCCTGATCCACGCGCCCAACGAGAGCGTCGATCCCGGCGAGATCGAACACATGGCCCACGTCGAGGCGTTGTTCCTCCGGCACTACGCCGAGTCCACCCGGACGTGA
- a CDS encoding aminopeptidase P family protein, producing the protein MPRPFTTEDYTARMARATADAAAAGLSGLVVAPGPDLVYLCGYQPTAITERLTALLLTDGREPALIVPKLERPDAERATGAPGLRLLDWTDGESPYDTAVPLLDPAGRYGVSDNAWAMHLLGLQAALPGAGWTSLTEALPMLRAVKDTDELERLAAAGGAADAAYRGILEVRFAGRRETDVAADLSALLIQYGHSQVDFTVVGSGPNGANPHHEAGDRVIEAGDTVVLDFGGLKDGYGSDTTRTVHVGTDVPAEVRTVHDVVRQAQQTAFEAVRPGVTCQEIDRIARRVITEAGYGEYFIHRTGHGIGITTHEPPYLVEGEEQPLVPGMCFSIEPGVYLPGRFGVRIEDIVTVTDQGGRRFNNTPHELGTVS; encoded by the coding sequence ATGCCACGACCGTTCACCACCGAGGACTACACCGCCCGGATGGCCCGGGCCACCGCCGACGCGGCCGCCGCCGGACTCAGCGGCCTGGTCGTCGCCCCCGGCCCCGACCTGGTCTACCTCTGCGGCTACCAGCCGACCGCGATCACCGAACGGCTGACCGCGCTGCTCCTCACCGACGGCCGCGAACCCGCCCTGATCGTCCCCAAGTTGGAGCGGCCCGACGCCGAACGGGCCACCGGCGCCCCCGGCCTGCGGCTGCTCGACTGGACGGACGGCGAGAGCCCCTACGACACCGCCGTCCCGCTGCTCGACCCCGCCGGCCGCTACGGCGTCTCGGACAACGCCTGGGCGATGCACCTGCTCGGCCTCCAGGCCGCCCTGCCGGGCGCCGGCTGGACCTCGCTCACCGAGGCGCTGCCGATGCTCCGGGCGGTCAAGGACACCGACGAGCTGGAGCGGCTGGCCGCGGCCGGCGGCGCCGCGGACGCCGCCTACCGCGGCATCCTGGAGGTGCGGTTCGCCGGCCGGCGGGAGACCGACGTGGCCGCCGACCTCAGCGCCCTGCTCATCCAGTACGGGCACAGCCAGGTCGACTTCACCGTGGTCGGCTCCGGCCCCAACGGCGCCAACCCGCACCACGAGGCGGGTGACCGGGTCATCGAGGCCGGGGACACCGTCGTCCTGGACTTCGGCGGCCTCAAGGACGGCTACGGCTCCGACACCACCCGGACGGTGCACGTCGGCACGGACGTCCCGGCCGAGGTGCGGACGGTGCACGACGTCGTCCGGCAGGCGCAGCAGACCGCGTTCGAGGCGGTCCGGCCCGGCGTGACCTGCCAGGAGATCGACCGGATCGCCCGCCGGGTGATCACCGAGGCCGGGTACGGCGAGTACTTCATCCACCGCACCGGGCACGGCATCGGCATCACCACGCACGAGCCGCCCTACCTGGTCGAGGGCGAGGAGCAGCCGCTCGTCCCGGGGATGTGCTTCTCGATCGAGCCCGGTGTCTACCTGCCCGGCCGCTTCGGGGTGCGGATCGAGGACATCGTGACGGTGACCGACCAGGGCGGCCGGCGGTTCAACAACACGCCCCACGAGCTGGGCACCGTCTCCTGA